The following nucleotide sequence is from Motilibacter rhizosphaerae.
GTCCCACGGCGACTACAGCCTCGGCAACCTCATCGCCGCCGACGACGGCGACACCGTGGCCCTCGACTGGGGGACGCTGGGTGCGGCACCCGCCGGTGCGGACCTCGCTCACCTCGCCCTGAGCTCGCTCACCGACCCGCTGCCCGCCTACCTGGCCGCCTCACTCGACGGGCCCTCCCCGGACGACGTGTCGCTCGGCTACCGCACCACGCTCGTGCTCACCGGCTCGAGTCGGCTCCACTGGATGCTCAGCAACAGCGTGCCCGTCCCTGCCGGCTACGTCGACTTCCTCCAGGAGCACCGTCCGCCGGTCCTGCGACCGGAGCACCTCTGACACAGAGCTACCGGAGGCGGTGCGCACTCGCCGGGTCCCGCTCCGCAGTCGCCCGGAACGGGCTGGAGGCTCGCTGCCCTGCTGGCCGTCCGTCGGGTCGTGCTCGAACCGACCTACGGGCGATCGTGCAGGAACCAGGCATCGCCTTGAGTGAGGGCCAGCGCGAGCTCCCACTGGTCGACCTGCAGGCTTGGTCCTGCAGCGAGGAGCTGTCCAGCCACGGTCCAGGCCTCCTCGCCGACGGACGGCCGGCGCGCGACCAGGAACTGGCGCATCGTGCCCCAGGAGGCGACCAGTTCCGCGCCCCACCGCTCCGCCCAGTCCCGGTGGGTACGCGCCTGCAGGACCCCGTCGTCGAATCCTTCCCCGTAGTGCAGCCATGCCGGAGCCAGCCACTGGTCAGGTGTGGGGAGCAGGGCCAGGCACACCTCGTCCGTCGGCTCGAACCACTGCTCAGTAGAGGCGTACGACGCGGCCGATGCGGAGGCCCGCGCCAGTAGCGACGGGTCCGACAGCACGACCTCGTAGACCCAGCGGTCCAGGAGAGCAGGAATCGTCGGCAGGACGAGCTCACGCCGAGCCCTCTCCACCAGGTCGGCTCCGCCCGGCTTCGGCAGACGCCAGGACAGATCCGCCTCGTCCACCTCGGAGTCATCGGCGTGCTGCCACACGCTGTCCCAGGGATCCCCCTCGACAGCGGACAGGCGCTTCAGCTCCTCGACGTCCTCGCGACGAGGACGCAAGTCCCAGATCCGGAGGTCCTCGAGCATCACCGCGACCGGCCAGCGACCTGTCTGCGGGACGACGGACCTGGCGGCACGCCAACTCGTCAGCACCTGGTCCGGCTGGATCCCCTTCACTAGGAGCAGCCCGGCAGGGGTTTCCGCGACCGCGCAGCGCTCGAGCACGGTCCCGTTCAACGCTGCTGCGACCTCGGCCCGCTCCTGCACCATGACGGCATCGTGTCAGCCACGTCCGAACACCTGCTCATGCCGCGGGTCATGCCGTCGTCGGGCCGACGCTCTAGGGGATCTGGCAGTCGACGTCGACCTGGTTGTCCTCGTGCGCGACGACGCGGAGGAGCTGAGCCGCGGCGCACGTCACCGAGCCGCCATAGGCAGGACTGGTCGTGCCGGTCACTGCGTAGCTGCCTACGGGGAGATCCGCGGAGAAGTGCCCGGCGCGAGCCGCCACCACCGTCGTCTGCCGCTCCTCTCCCGGGGACGGGCGGAGGGTGATGACGCCGTCGAGCATGTGCACCGGAGTCTCACCGGTGGCCGTCACCGGACCGCCGACCATGCGGAAGAGACCCTCGACGTGGGCTCGAGCAATGGGCTCGTCGGAGGCGCTGCACGCCGCTAGCGCGAGCGAGCACGAGACGCAGGGGCGTGGACACGCCCTTCAGCCTGGCAGCGGCTCTCACCGCCCACAGTCTCGCCGCCCTTGCCGAGCGCACCCCCGGCAGCTGGGGCTCCCCCAGGACCCCTGGCTCCTCAGCGTTGCAACGCGCCCGCCGCCGCTCACGACGCGGCCGGCTCGGCGAGCAGCCGCGTCGCGGCAGCGATGCGCGCGGAGTGCCCCCGCAGGCCCAGCTTGGCGTAGACGTTCTGCAGGTGGCGCTCGACTGTCCGGACGCTCAGGTGCAGCGCCGACGCGACGACCTCGTTGTCCTTGCCCTGCGCCACCAGCTGCAGCACCTGCAGCTCCCGGTCCGTCAGCAGCTCGCGCACCGGGTCGTCAGGAGCGACCGAGGCGTCGGGCTCGAGGAAGCGGCGTACCTCGTCGACGAAGACCGCCCAGGCGGGCTCGTCGGCCAGCACGATGTGGTTGTTGCTCGGCAGCGCCACCAGCCGCGCGTCCGGGATGCCGGACGCCAGCTCGCGGCCGAACTCGAACTTGTTCATCTGGTCGCCCGTGGAGTGCAGCACCAATGTAGGGACGCGCAGCTGCCCGAGCAGCGCGTCGACGTCGGTCTCCCGGCGCTGCTGGCGGGCGATGACCGCCGTCGAGGCGGACGTCGCCATGCGCTGCAGCTCGTCGAGCCAGGTCATCTGCTCCTCCGTGGCTCCGGGGATCATGAGGGAGGTGAACACGCGGCGGAACGTCGAGTCCGGGCGCCCCCACCCGGCCCGGATGAGCGGCTCGAACGCGTCGTCGACGTGACGGTCCTCCTGGGTCATCAGCCGTGTCGCGTTGGAGAAGCTGCCGTAGAAGAGCAGTCGCGTGACGCGCTCCGGGTGCCGGGCGGCGTACGCGACCGAGACCGGCCCGCCCTGCGCCATCCCCATGAGCGCGAACGACGGGAAGCCGGCGGCATCGGCGACCGCCTCCAGGTCGCCCAGCCGGGCCTCCAGGCCGTGGTCGGTGACGTCCCAGTCCGACATCCCGTGGCCGCGCTCGTCGTAGCGGATGACGGTGGCGAACTCCCCCAGGTCGGTGAGGAAGTGCCGCCACACCGGGCTCTGCCAGTCGAACTGCAGGTGGCTGAGCCAGCACGTGGAGACCAGCAGCGCCGGCCCGCGACCGTGCACGGCGTACGCGATGCGTACGCCGTCAGGGGCCCGGCAGAAGCTGACCTTCTGGCGGGATGAGGGCGCTCCAGCCACCTCCGCAGGCTAGCGCTGGAGGTACGCGGGCAGCCGCACGTTTCCCGGCGACCAGGCGCGGCTGACCCGGTGCCGCCTGCCGTCCTGCCCGTCAGGGCAGACCGGGACGAGGGATCCGCTCGACCGGGATCCACAGCTCCGCCTCCGTGACCTGACCCACGCCCACCGAACTCAGGTGCAGCAGCTCCGGACCGGGTCGGCTGACGTAGGGGTTCGACGGGAACCACTGGGCGAAGACGTCGCGCCAGAGCTCCTGCACCGCCGACGGGTAGGCGCCGCGGTGCTCGAACAGCGCCCAGGTCCCGGCCGGGACGTCGAGCCCCTGGAGCCCGTGGACCACGGTCTCCCGGTGGGTCACCGCCCCCACCCAGTAGTCCACCTCCGCACCGTCCTCGCGGCTGTCGGTGCGGTAGACGAAGGCGGAGACGACGCCGCTCGGCCCGGCCAGCTGCTTCATCTCCAGGACCGCTGCCTCGTCGAGCCCGGTCACGTGGGCCGTGGCATCGGCGTTGACGCCCTCGCGCACGACCGGCAACCGGGCCACGACGCCC
It contains:
- a CDS encoding DUF4253 domain-containing protein — its product is MVQERAEVAAALNGTVLERCAVAETPAGLLLVKGIQPDQVLTSWRAARSVVPQTGRWPVAVMLEDLRIWDLRPRREDVEELKRLSAVEGDPWDSVWQHADDSEVDEADLSWRLPKPGGADLVERARRELVLPTIPALLDRWVYEVVLSDPSLLARASASAASYASTEQWFEPTDEVCLALLPTPDQWLAPAWLHYGEGFDDGVLQARTHRDWAERWGAELVASWGTMRQFLVARRPSVGEEAWTVAGQLLAAGPSLQVDQWELALALTQGDAWFLHDRP
- a CDS encoding alpha/beta fold hydrolase: MAGAPSSRQKVSFCRAPDGVRIAYAVHGRGPALLVSTCWLSHLQFDWQSPVWRHFLTDLGEFATVIRYDERGHGMSDWDVTDHGLEARLGDLEAVADAAGFPSFALMGMAQGGPVSVAYAARHPERVTRLLFYGSFSNATRLMTQEDRHVDDAFEPLIRAGWGRPDSTFRRVFTSLMIPGATEEQMTWLDELQRMATSASTAVIARQQRRETDVDALLGQLRVPTLVLHSTGDQMNKFEFGRELASGIPDARLVALPSNNHIVLADEPAWAVFVDEVRRFLEPDASVAPDDPVRELLTDRELQVLQLVAQGKDNEVVASALHLSVRTVERHLQNVYAKLGLRGHSARIAAATRLLAEPAAS
- a CDS encoding AraC family transcriptional regulator gives rise to the protein MLELLNEALDHLELQLDREVDVAALARIAAVSEHHFRRMFSALAGMPLPVYVRRRRMTLAGAEVVAGESTLLDIAVRYGYGSGEAFARAFRSVHGVGPGEARRTGATLTSQPRMSFRLVVEGATSLRYRVVEREAFRLVGVVARLPVVREGVNADATAHVTGLDEAAVLEMKQLAGPSGVVSAFVYRTDSREDGAEVDYWVGAVTHRETVVHGLQGLDVPAGTWALFEHRGAYPSAVQELWRDVFAQWFPSNPYVSRPGPELLHLSSVGVGQVTEAELWIPVERIPRPGLP